ACGGAACGGAGTGGACCAAATATACACGGGAAGATGGACTCATCGACGATTCCGTCTTTACCATCGCGAGAGATAAGAAGGGGTCCAAATGGTTCGGCACGCTCGATGGGATCAGCAAACTCGAAAGATTGACCCCTCAGTTATAGGCATCATTTAGTAGTAATCATTGGGAACAGAGTGGCAACTTAATCCTCACGTTTAGAAACGTCGTCTCGCCCCGTCCGGAGACTGTAATAACTCTTTGATTTATTTATAAAAAATAAAGAATAAGAGATGTTGAAACGGTATCTTTTTTGCATATTTACTTGTTAATTTGCGCTTATGAATCGACGATATCTCCTTTTACTGACTTCATTTCTAATCCTTTTGCTCTTCACAATTAATGTGGACGGGGGGACAATTATCAAGTCACGTCATGATCTCAGCGCACTCAATTTCAGGGGATATCGAACGGAAACGGGACCGATGCAGGGAGCAACGTTTAATGATTATGGCGAAACTTGCATCTATTGCCATACGCCGCATAACAGCAATCCGATTGCCCCATTGTGGAACCGGAATCTCCCGAATCCATCAGGCTACCAGATGTATTCCAGCCCCAATTTTGATTCCAAAGTGCCGTCGCCCGATGGCATTTCGCTCGCCTGTCTTTCGTGCCATGATGGAAGCGTGGCGGTTGATTCCGTAGTGAATAAACCAAAATATCATGGATGGCTTGATGCTTCTGTCCATTACAAAATGAACCAGGAGGGGGGAGTCGGTTCCGATAGTTGTGGAAAATGCCACAATCGTCTGGAAGGGGCTTATGGTGGTATCGGGGCGACCGGAATCGGAGGTGCCCATGATGCGACAGTACGTTATTTAGCACGCGACTTACGAGATGATCATCCTTTTTCGATTGCCTATCCCAATACCGATCTTGACCCGGGATTTAATCAACC
This is a stretch of genomic DNA from Nitrospirota bacterium. It encodes these proteins:
- a CDS encoding cytochrome c3 family protein, yielding MNRRYLLLLTSFLILLLFTINVDGGTIIKSRHDLSALNFRGYRTETGPMQGATFNDYGETCIYCHTPHNSNPIAPLWNRNLPNPSGYQMYSSPNFDSKVPSPDGISLACLSCHDGSVAVDSVVNKPKYHGWLDASVHYKMNQEGGVGSDSCGKCHNRLEGAYGGIGATGIGGAHDATVRYLARDLRDDHPFSIAYPNTDLDPGFNQPMLVKKDGGRMFPNGVQTFEGNKVQCASCHDPHNPDEKNLEGRDPFLRTSNRNSALCLTCHIK